One genomic window of Borreliella burgdorferi B31 includes the following:
- a CDS encoding methyl-accepting chemotaxis protein → MKKFSFFKKKKKAVDLNLLNVVGNDKKDLSTYEYKAPVKEMLKGFYHTKASISTLKVGFESLQRILFSEIEDFDQIFSTFVEMTNNARNQISVIFSDLGKNNKEKLNQISSVIVGIQGSLETISNFLGATNMISLNAKLEAARAKEYGKGFSVVADEIKRLSDQAKGVMNMISVKEIEEVSKDLISHNLKDLQIDIDKFFAEILEQLNYLESIFKRFSRSQEEFSSLIESLESIDANMAYYSRNCDSLIGSDTFMLSNDEFLKELEFIISDQFSWINNLRLLVEGQRTIFIQTDASKHGFGLFYKGLSPKNDAIRQLWEEVYIPYLNINKFAAEILIIFRVENRSDSGLRQAKDFLSQAESLSEEIVRKLEHIKKMVIELDNQGISIFS, encoded by the coding sequence ATGAAAAAATTTTCGTTTTTTAAAAAAAAGAAAAAAGCTGTTGATTTAAATCTTTTAAATGTTGTTGGTAATGACAAAAAAGATTTGAGTACTTACGAATATAAGGCTCCTGTTAAGGAAATGCTAAAGGGATTTTATCATACCAAAGCTTCCATTTCTACTTTAAAAGTAGGATTTGAGTCATTACAAAGGATTTTGTTTTCTGAAATAGAAGATTTTGATCAGATATTTTCTACTTTTGTTGAGATGACAAATAATGCTCGTAATCAGATAAGCGTTATTTTTAGTGATCTTGGTAAAAATAATAAGGAAAAATTAAATCAAATATCTTCTGTTATTGTTGGAATTCAAGGCAGCTTAGAAACAATAAGTAATTTTTTAGGTGCTACCAATATGATTTCTCTTAATGCAAAGCTTGAGGCTGCAAGAGCTAAAGAATATGGTAAAGGATTTTCTGTTGTTGCAGATGAGATCAAGCGACTTTCTGATCAGGCAAAAGGTGTTATGAATATGATTTCTGTAAAGGAAATTGAGGAGGTTTCTAAAGATTTGATTTCTCATAACCTTAAGGATTTGCAGATTGATATTGATAAGTTCTTTGCCGAGATTCTTGAACAGCTTAATTATCTTGAGAGCATATTTAAGCGCTTTTCAAGAAGTCAAGAGGAATTTTCTTCTTTGATTGAAAGTCTTGAGAGTATAGATGCTAATATGGCTTATTATTCAAGAAACTGTGATTCTTTGATTGGCTCTGATACTTTTATGCTGTCTAATGATGAATTTTTAAAAGAGCTAGAATTTATTATCTCAGACCAATTTTCTTGGATTAATAATTTGAGACTACTTGTTGAGGGGCAAAGGACAATATTCATTCAGACAGATGCTTCCAAGCATGGGTTTGGATTGTTTTATAAAGGATTGTCTCCCAAGAATGATGCTATCAGGCAGTTGTGGGAAGAAGTATACATTCCTTATTTAAATATTAATAAGTTTGCAGCTGAAATTTTGATTATATTTAGGGTAGAGAATCGTAGTGATAGCGGTTTAAGGCAAGCCAAAGATTTTTTGTCTCAAGCTGAGAGTTTATCTGAAGAAATTGTTAGAAAACTTGAGCACATTAAAAAGATGGTAATTGAATTGGATAATCAAGGAATTAGTATTTTTTCTTGA